Proteins encoded together in one Streptomyces sp. B1I3 window:
- a CDS encoding FhaA domain-containing protein: MAKGGLTRWERVLERWESALVPRTHHDEPVELLDALRRECDSRAVVCSESRVVVPNAYEVELDARVHEELVRQTGGDVGEALTDDLARHGERMGYEWVGPLTLRVSPTDRPSGDPYRVSSAPMPHVRADAFPAEG, translated from the coding sequence ATGGCCAAGGGAGGTCTGACACGCTGGGAACGGGTGCTGGAGCGCTGGGAAAGCGCTCTGGTCCCCAGGACCCACCACGATGAGCCCGTCGAACTCCTCGACGCGCTGCGGCGAGAGTGTGATTCCCGGGCCGTCGTGTGCAGTGAGAGCAGAGTGGTCGTGCCCAACGCCTACGAGGTGGAACTGGACGCCCGCGTGCACGAGGAGTTGGTGCGGCAGACCGGCGGCGACGTGGGAGAGGCGCTGACCGACGACCTGGCACGGCACGGCGAGCGCATGGGATACGAGTGGGTGGGGCCGCTCACCCTGCGCGTCAGTCCCACCGATCGCCCGTCCGGTGATCCCTACCGGGTGAGCAGTGCCCCCATGCCGCACGTGCGTGCGGACGCCTTCCCGGCGGAAGGTTGA
- a CDS encoding DUF4158 domain-containing protein, whose product MARTPLDLDEPVEHWTLLKDEQALVSGKRGATRLGFAVLLKFCTQYGRFPRNRV is encoded by the coding sequence GTGGCCCGTACTCCGCTGGACCTGGATGAACCCGTCGAGCACTGGACGCTACTGAAAGACGAGCAGGCGCTCGTGTCCGGCAAGCGTGGTGCGACGCGACTGGGCTTCGCGGTACTGCTGAAGTTCTGCACGCAGTACGGCCGGTTTCCCCGGAATCGGGTATAG